In the Leptospira sp. WS4.C2 genome, one interval contains:
- the mfd gene encoding transcription-repair coupling factor — protein MPESAHSYVTGSLYETLSADSTFLVVLPTNQDAESFSRELLSFLPQEEIFYFPGPENIPYEYTKWQMEWKRDRILTINRILSGNRSLVVTSVSALLRKLPLKESLKGKSIALKLGKDFPLEKLLSELVHLGYHREEVCEQFGHFSLKGGILDIYTPYLANPVRIDFFGDTVDEIRTFDPNTQKSIAKIQEIIITAANETIVSLEEKTKYQELLELNKEKRLPIDSELEIIEEHLPLVRKHEGFLKFFPKKPIVIFPRFFDTKERSFGMEREYNTLYEKKNEESLCLKPEELLSFGEEWQTLTSDETPGIRFSLLPDNQRNFSYESITEVRGFRGKIREAKEHFLELLSENNQNKILITSSFSAQMMRLKGLFTEDEIETIHSDTEDPLPIPFHQIKPGIHLVISDLKKGFHALEEHVYIFTDNDLFGRQYKRKTRYKKQASQMIESFIDLKEGDYVVHVNHGVGRFVKIERTKADGKERDFLKLEYAGGDSLFVPLDQISLVQKYIGGTDSPKLDTLGKNSWKKAKDRVQESVDKLAEELVLLYSNRLKLNGFAFPPDTIWQEEFEAAFEFEETPDQISAIEAVKQDLESARPMDRLVCGDVGYGKTEVAIRAAFKVIMAGKQVMLLTPTTILSLQHFNTFKLRYENYPIKIAFVSRFRSPSEIREDLKNFSEGKIDMLIGTHAILSSKVKPKNLGLLIIDEEQKFGVTHKEAIKKFKNLVDVLTLTATPIPRTLHMALTGIRELSIISTAPKNRQSVETYVLEEDDTLIQEAIRKEIERSGQVFYLYNRVESIEEEAAYIRSLVPEISVGILHGQLTEDEIEETLVDFYERKYDILVTTTIIESGIDMPNVNTLIVKRADMFGLSQLYQIRGRVGRSDRKAYAYMFYPSKKLMTELAEKRLNTIFEYQELGSGFKVAMRDLEIRGAGNLLGKEQSGDIMEVGFDLYVKMLEEAISRIKGEEVRVEVRTAVNLKTNFYLPDDYIPDTKQKIEFYKRFEGSANLDEIEELSLEMEDRFGELPQIAKTFVELEKIRTLASNLGFEFVTEKPEEILFKCGTYFRGNPDRVIQAMAKFKGLLISPQEPSVLRYTIPEREDLQKIKKLLSLLEFLAA, from the coding sequence ATCCCTGAATCGGCTCATTCCTATGTCACTGGATCTCTATATGAGACACTGAGTGCCGATTCTACTTTTCTTGTAGTTCTTCCTACAAACCAGGATGCAGAAAGTTTTTCTCGGGAACTATTGAGTTTTTTACCCCAGGAAGAAATATTCTATTTCCCCGGTCCTGAAAATATTCCTTACGAATATACAAAATGGCAGATGGAATGGAAGAGAGATCGAATTTTAACAATCAACCGAATTCTTTCGGGTAATCGCTCTTTGGTGGTAACTTCTGTCTCTGCACTTCTGCGGAAACTTCCTTTAAAAGAAAGTCTAAAGGGTAAATCCATTGCCTTAAAATTGGGAAAAGATTTCCCGTTAGAGAAGTTATTATCTGAATTAGTTCATTTAGGTTATCATAGAGAGGAAGTTTGTGAACAGTTTGGTCACTTTAGTCTGAAAGGTGGCATTTTGGATATTTACACTCCTTATTTGGCAAATCCTGTTAGGATAGATTTTTTTGGAGATACTGTGGATGAGATCAGAACGTTTGATCCGAATACCCAAAAATCAATTGCGAAAATTCAAGAAATCATTATTACCGCTGCAAATGAAACGATTGTTAGTTTAGAGGAAAAAACAAAGTATCAAGAATTATTAGAACTAAACAAAGAAAAAAGACTCCCTATAGATTCGGAATTAGAGATCATAGAAGAACATTTACCTTTAGTTCGCAAACACGAAGGTTTTTTGAAGTTTTTCCCGAAAAAACCAATTGTCATTTTTCCAAGATTTTTCGATACGAAAGAGCGCTCCTTTGGAATGGAAAGAGAATACAATACCCTCTATGAAAAGAAAAATGAAGAATCTCTTTGTTTAAAACCAGAGGAGTTACTTTCTTTTGGAGAAGAATGGCAGACACTTACCTCGGATGAAACTCCAGGAATTCGTTTTTCTCTTTTGCCAGATAATCAGAGAAATTTTTCATATGAATCGATCACAGAAGTCAGGGGTTTTCGTGGGAAGATTCGAGAAGCCAAGGAACATTTTTTAGAACTTTTAAGCGAAAACAATCAAAACAAAATATTGATTACATCATCATTCTCTGCACAAATGATGCGTCTGAAAGGATTATTCACAGAAGATGAAATAGAAACTATCCATTCAGATACTGAAGATCCTCTTCCGATTCCCTTTCATCAGATTAAACCAGGTATCCACCTTGTGATCTCCGATCTCAAAAAAGGATTTCATGCCTTAGAGGAACATGTTTATATTTTCACTGATAACGATTTATTTGGTCGTCAGTACAAAAGGAAAACTCGCTATAAAAAACAAGCCTCTCAAATGATTGAATCTTTCATTGATTTGAAAGAAGGTGATTATGTAGTACATGTCAATCATGGTGTAGGCCGATTTGTTAAAATTGAAAGAACCAAAGCCGATGGGAAAGAAAGGGATTTTTTAAAATTAGAATATGCTGGTGGTGATAGTTTATTTGTACCACTTGATCAAATCTCTTTGGTACAAAAATACATCGGAGGAACGGATTCACCGAAACTAGATACTTTAGGGAAAAACTCTTGGAAGAAGGCGAAAGATAGAGTTCAGGAATCGGTAGACAAACTTGCCGAAGAACTGGTGTTACTGTATTCCAATCGACTTAAATTAAATGGGTTTGCCTTTCCGCCTGATACTATTTGGCAGGAGGAATTTGAAGCAGCCTTTGAATTTGAAGAGACCCCGGACCAAATTTCCGCCATTGAAGCCGTAAAACAAGATTTAGAATCAGCCAGGCCAATGGATCGTTTGGTTTGTGGGGACGTAGGTTATGGAAAAACAGAAGTAGCGATACGTGCCGCATTTAAAGTGATTATGGCTGGTAAACAAGTGATGCTTCTAACGCCCACAACCATCCTATCCTTACAACATTTTAATACTTTTAAACTACGATATGAAAATTATCCGATAAAAATTGCATTTGTATCCAGGTTCCGATCACCATCCGAAATTAGAGAAGACCTAAAGAATTTTTCCGAGGGAAAAATTGATATGTTGATTGGAACCCATGCCATTCTTTCTTCTAAGGTCAAACCGAAGAACTTGGGACTTCTTATTATCGACGAAGAACAGAAGTTTGGTGTCACACATAAGGAAGCGATTAAAAAATTCAAAAACCTTGTGGATGTTTTGACACTAACAGCCACTCCAATTCCCCGTACGTTACATATGGCTCTTACCGGAATTCGTGAATTATCGATTATTTCCACGGCACCCAAAAATAGGCAGAGCGTAGAAACTTATGTGTTAGAGGAAGATGATACTCTGATCCAAGAGGCCATACGCAAGGAAATTGAAAGAAGTGGGCAAGTATTCTATCTTTATAATCGGGTAGAATCCATTGAAGAAGAAGCAGCGTACATTCGTTCTTTGGTTCCAGAAATATCGGTGGGTATCCTTCATGGACAACTTACAGAAGATGAAATTGAAGAAACTCTGGTTGATTTTTATGAGCGCAAATATGATATTTTAGTCACAACTACAATCATTGAATCGGGAATCGATATGCCGAATGTAAATACCCTCATTGTCAAAAGAGCAGATATGTTTGGCCTTTCTCAGTTATATCAAATTCGTGGTAGAGTGGGTCGGTCGGATCGAAAGGCATATGCATATATGTTTTATCCTTCCAAGAAATTAATGACAGAACTTGCAGAAAAAAGACTCAACACTATCTTCGAATATCAAGAATTAGGTTCTGGGTTTAAAGTTGCTATGCGTGATTTAGAAATTCGAGGTGCAGGAAATCTCCTTGGAAAAGAACAATCAGGCGATATTATGGAAGTCGGATTTGATCTTTATGTGAAGATGTTGGAAGAGGCGATTTCAAGAATTAAAGGGGAAGAAGTTCGAGTAGAAGTTCGTACGGCAGTGAATTTAAAAACCAACTTCTATTTACCTGATGATTATATTCCGGACACAAAACAAAAAATTGAATTTTATAAACGGTTTGAAGGTTCTGCAAATTTGGATGAAATTGAGGAACTTTCCTTGGAAATGGAAGACAGGTTTGGTGAATTGCCACAAATTGCCAAAACATTTGTTGAATTGGAAAAGATCAGAACTTTGGCTTCCAATTTAGGTTTCGAATTTGTGACGGAGAAACCGGAAGAAATCTTGTTTAAATGTGGAACTTATTTCCGAGGAAATCCTGATCGTGTGATCCAGGCGATGGCAAAATTTAAAGGGCTCCTAATTTCGCCGCAAGAGCCATCTGTATTGCGTTATACGATTCCTGAACGAGAAGATTTACAAAAGATCAAAAAATTACTTTCCCTTTTGGAATTCCTCGCCGCTTAA
- the panC gene encoding pantoate--beta-alanine ligase — MKVISKIPDLKKQIGDWKKEGFSIGFCPTMGSLHSGHMDLVETSKKHTDKTIVSIFVNPTQFNDPKDFEQYPIKTENDLLLCETNGVDMVFLPEVKTMYPETKTPIYLSIPELQKHLCGRTRPGHFEGVLLIVSKLFHLIEPNKAFFGLKDYQQFRVISTMVENLNFPLEVIGVPTRRDSDGLAMSSRNVRLSEKERETASLIPRMFALAKKTILSGERDLNLWKEILRDFLLTGTSLRIDYLEVVDPIFLQPKDKLEGEVLLAIAVFVGDVRLIDNQIIQIPN; from the coding sequence ATGAAGGTCATTTCTAAAATTCCGGACTTAAAAAAGCAGATTGGAGACTGGAAGAAGGAAGGTTTTTCCATTGGATTTTGTCCTACGATGGGAAGTTTGCATTCAGGCCATATGGACCTCGTGGAAACTTCCAAAAAACATACAGATAAAACCATCGTTTCTATTTTTGTGAATCCGACACAATTCAATGATCCCAAGGATTTTGAACAGTATCCTATAAAAACAGAGAATGATTTATTGTTATGCGAGACAAATGGTGTGGACATGGTTTTTTTACCTGAAGTTAAAACCATGTATCCAGAAACAAAAACACCGATTTATTTGAGTATTCCCGAATTACAAAAACATCTTTGTGGGCGAACTAGACCTGGCCATTTTGAAGGTGTTTTACTGATCGTCTCTAAACTTTTTCATTTAATAGAACCGAACAAAGCTTTCTTTGGTTTGAAAGACTACCAACAGTTTCGAGTCATTTCTACCATGGTGGAAAATTTGAATTTCCCTTTAGAGGTAATTGGGGTTCCTACACGCAGGGATTCGGATGGACTTGCGATGAGCTCGCGTAATGTCCGTTTATCGGAAAAGGAGAGAGAAACCGCTAGTCTAATTCCTCGTATGTTTGCTCTAGCTAAAAAAACAATTCTTTCAGGAGAACGGGATCTAAACCTTTGGAAGGAAATTTTGAGAGATTTTCTATTAACAGGAACTTCTCTCCGTATTGACTACCTAGAAGTTGTGGATCCGATATTTCTTCAGCCGAAAGATAAATTAGAAGGTGAGGTTTTGCTCGCAATTGCGGTATTTGTTGGGGATGTTCGCCTCATTGACAATCAAATCATTCAAATTCCCAACTAA
- the hisD gene encoding histidinol dehydrogenase — MPIPILNCDRNSRNHFDRFLSGAKEDLSSATEKILPILEAVRSRGDRALIEYTEKFDGIKLSSVTLDPNSIQTNLDPKIKEAFLRAKSNIETFHEAQKRESWSKTIDGNRLGVKFTAIPSLAVYAPGGKALYPSSVLMGVIPAKIAGVANIQLITPPQKDGLPEILIWLSQILGVSRIVTVGGAQGIAAAAFGTETIPKSEFIVGPGNAYVAAAKSYLAGQGLIGIDSPAGPSEVCIIADSSANPKWIACDMLSQAEHGEDSSAILLTTDANFAIRVSEELEKAFLERPKRLEMKQNSIYKNSAILVFPTIDDCIWFSNELAPEHLEIQTNNNEAVFSKIEHAGSVFLGPYSPVAMGDYISGTNHILPTARGSRIYSSLGVDTFLKRVTFQEVTKESLEKLYPFVKLMSELEGLDEEHGTSVKVRTEESS; from the coding sequence ATGCCGATTCCTATCCTAAACTGTGACAGAAATTCACGGAATCATTTTGATCGATTTTTATCCGGAGCGAAAGAAGACTTAAGTTCTGCGACAGAAAAAATCCTACCAATTTTAGAAGCGGTAAGATCCCGTGGGGACAGAGCCTTAATTGAATACACAGAGAAGTTTGACGGCATCAAACTTTCATCGGTCACTCTTGACCCGAATTCCATTCAAACCAATTTGGATCCAAAAATCAAAGAAGCCTTTCTTCGTGCGAAATCCAATATAGAAACTTTCCATGAGGCACAAAAAAGAGAATCTTGGTCCAAAACTATCGATGGAAACAGGTTAGGTGTTAAATTTACTGCCATTCCTTCGCTTGCCGTCTATGCTCCGGGAGGCAAGGCATTATATCCTTCTAGCGTACTTATGGGTGTCATCCCTGCTAAGATTGCAGGAGTCGCAAATATCCAACTCATAACACCTCCTCAAAAAGACGGGTTACCAGAAATATTGATTTGGCTCAGCCAAATCCTTGGAGTCAGTCGCATTGTTACAGTAGGTGGAGCCCAAGGGATTGCTGCTGCTGCCTTTGGTACAGAAACCATCCCTAAATCTGAATTTATTGTTGGGCCTGGAAATGCTTATGTAGCTGCCGCCAAATCCTATTTAGCTGGTCAAGGATTGATTGGAATTGATAGTCCCGCTGGACCGAGCGAGGTTTGTATCATTGCTGATTCTTCTGCTAACCCAAAATGGATTGCCTGTGATATGTTATCGCAAGCAGAACATGGTGAAGATTCCTCTGCTATTTTACTGACAACAGATGCAAACTTTGCCATTCGGGTAAGTGAAGAATTGGAAAAAGCATTTCTCGAACGCCCCAAACGTTTAGAAATGAAACAAAATTCCATTTATAAAAATTCTGCGATTCTTGTATTTCCGACAATCGATGATTGTATTTGGTTTTCTAATGAACTGGCTCCAGAACATTTAGAAATCCAAACAAATAACAATGAAGCTGTATTTTCAAAAATCGAACATGCAGGAAGTGTTTTTCTCGGGCCTTATTCGCCTGTTGCCATGGGTGACTATATCAGTGGAACCAATCATATCCTTCCCACAGCTAGAGGTAGCCGAATTTATTCCTCCTTAGGAGTGGACACCTTTTTAAAGAGAGTGACTTTCCAAGAAGTCACAAAGGAATCTTTAGAAAAACTCTACCCATTTGTAAAGTTGATGTCTGAACTGGAAGGTTTGGATGAAGAACATGGAACTAGTGTTAAAGTGCGTACCGAGGAATCTTCATGA